The DNA segment ACACAATACTTGGGTAGACAGAAGGCATAAAGATATCCGCAGCACTCTGAGCGGCTGGGCGCATAATATGGACGACTGGTTCGGCGACCCCGACCCCGACAACCCCGCTACCGCCAACCTGCGCCTGATTGTTGATACCTCATGGAACAAGCACGACGATTTTTCCGTGAAGCCCCGCGTTCGCGGCAAAGTGAAGCTGCCCGTGCTGCAAAAACGCTTGAACGTGGTATTCGGTGACGATTCGTTGGACAGCGAACCGCAGCAAACCGGCCATCTGTACGACGAAACCGTTCAAAACCGCCAAAAAACCTTCAGCAAAACCGAAACCAGAGAAAGCAACTCTTCGCTGGCCTTGCGTTGGTCGGATATCAACAAATACACCGGCATAGACACCGATGCCGATATCGGTATCCGCTCCGGCGATGATTTATATGTGCGTTTGAAAGGCAGCAAAGATTGGGATTTGGGCAACGATTTCAGCACCCGCGTCGAACAGATTTACCGCTACGGCCTCAAAAGCGAACACCACACCCGCTCCACTTGGGAAGTGCGCCACGGCAAAGCCGGCAAACCGTTTATCGCCAACCATTTGAATATCGAATACAACCATAAAGACCAAGACGAACATTGGACATGGGGCAACAGCCTCTACCGCCAACACAATTTTCCCAATCACAAACGTCTGAACTACGGTATCTACACGGGCGGCGACATCAAAAACAAAAAGGTAAAACTCAACAGCTACGGCCCGTTTGCAGGCTGGCGGCAACCGGTTTGGCGCGAATGGCTGTTTGTGCAACCTGAAATCAATTATCTCAACAACCGCAAAGAAAACCGCAAACACCATATCGGCGCATTGCTGAGGGTGGAGGCTTTATTTTAACGAAACCTTCTCGGGCTGAATTCGGATACGGGCTTTAAATCGACTTACCATCATTTAAAGCCCGGAATCTTTTGCGTGATTTAAGATAAAAATCGGGAGAGAACCTTAAAAAGCTTAATGCCGTCTGAAAGTTATAGTCAATCAACTTAATTTACTACGGCATTGCTGCGCCTTAGCTCAATAAGTTGATTCACATAGACTGTGCGGGTTTCGCCAAAACGCTTTCAGACGGCCTGATCGGCTTTTCGTAGATATGCTTTGGCTTTGCAGCATTCAGCCGCGCATAAAAAAACGCCGCTTGATATAAGCGGCGTTTGAACATATAAAAGATTATTTACGCAAGCCCAAACGGGTAATCAGATTACGGTAAGTGTCGGGCTTGGTGCGACGCAAGTAAGACAACAGGCGGCGGCGTTGGCTAACCATTTTCAACAGGCCGCGGCGGCTGTGGTGATCTTTGGGGTTGGCTTTGAAGTGGGGGGTCAAATCGTTGATACGGAAAGTCAACAATGCAACTTGTACTTCAGAAGAGCCGGTATCGCCTTCTTTGCGTTGGAAATCTTTAACGATTTCGGCTTTTTGTTCTACGCTTAATGCCATGATGGATAAACTCCGAATAAATAATAAGAACCTTTCGGTTCAGACAAGTTTGCCAAGCCTAAACCCGTGCAAACTCCTTAAACCCGTGTAAACGGACAGGCAATTATGCCACAACACGCCGCATTTTGCACAGGTTTATCAAATGGGGCCTTGCCATATGTTGCCGATTTTGCCCGCTTGACGTTTTTTCAGACGGCCTCGGCCTGCGTTCCATTCATCCGCAAAAGAAAGCTCAGCCTTTAAATACCGGCACGGCTTCCCATTCGTGCAATATTTTGGCGGCGATATTAATCACTCCGAAAGCAAATACCCACACAATCAGCCACATGCCGCCGTAAACGCGGTAACCTTTGTTTTCTTTAAATTTTTTGCGCGAGCGGTAAAGCAGCATCGAAGGAATCAAGGCCGTCCAAACCGTAGCCGCCAAGCCGACATATCCGATAACTTTTACAAAACCGGTAGGAAACAGCAAACAGCACACCAAAGGCGGCAAAAACGTGAGTGCCGCTGTTTTCGTGCGGCCTGCCGTGCTGTTG comes from the Neisseria dumasiana genome and includes:
- the rpsO gene encoding 30S ribosomal protein S15, whose protein sequence is MALSVEQKAEIVKDFQRKEGDTGSSEVQVALLTFRINDLTPHFKANPKDHHSRRGLLKMVSQRRRLLSYLRRTKPDTYRNLITRLGLRK